From the Vidua chalybeata isolate OUT-0048 chromosome 28, bVidCha1 merged haplotype, whole genome shotgun sequence genome, one window contains:
- the TCIM gene encoding transcriptional and immune response regulator, whose translation MKAKTSSSSPAMSTSLRVSPSVHGYRFDTALRKKAAANIFESINEASLQKLFKNSGDKKAEERAKIILATDQDMEEKTRALMALKQRRKDKLLQFLTFRKYSIKVH comes from the coding sequence ATGAAAGCAAAGAcaagctccagcagcccagccaTGTCCACGTCGCTGCGAGTGAGCCCCTCGGTGCACGGCTACCGCTTCGACACGGCGCTGCGCAAGAAAGCCGCGGCCAACATCTTCGAAAGCATCAACGAGGCGTCCCTGCAGAAACTCTTCAAAAACTCCGGGGACAAGAAGGCGGAGGAGAGAGCCAAGATAATCCTCGCCACCGATCAGGACATGGAGGAAAAAACGAGAGCGCTAATGGCActaaagcagaggagaaaagacaAACTGCTGCAGTTCCTGACCTTTCGGAAATACTCCATTAAAGTTCACTGA
- the LOC128801014 gene encoding indoleamine 2,3-dioxygenase 2-like, producing MEASDDTEEPPLPLALASFQVSEEFGFLLPDPLTELPAPYGPWMDMARELPQLITSHRLRSRVHQMPQLSTQHLRGREELHLAHLVLSFITMGYVWQEGEEGTVQVLPRNLAVPYWEVSQALGLPPILSHADFVLANWRRKDPNGPLEIENLDTIITLPGGESLRGFILVTLLVEKAAVPGIKAITRALGAVVQCDEETLYRALEELAGAIEAMSEALRRMHDYVDPEVFYSVIRIFLSGWKDNPAMAHGLVYEGVSPEPMAFSGGSAAQSTVLHAFDELLGICHREDSAAFLRRMREYMPPPHRAFVEEIRGAASLRQLVLSSGAARLRAAFNRCVCALADFRSYHITIVTKYIAAAAAKAKARRAEPSARAGPSAGKPPSALEAKGTGGSHIFSFLKSIRDTTREGMISA from the exons ATGGAGGCCAGCGATGACACGGAGGAGCCCCCGCTGCCCCTGGCACTGGCCAGCTTTCAAGTCTCCGAGGAGTTTGGCTTCCTGCTTCCCGATCCTCTG ACAGAGCTGCCGGCGCCCTACGGCCCCTGGATGGACATGGCCCGTGAGCTGCCCCAGCTGATCACCAGCCATCGGCTCCGCTCGCGCGTTCACCAG ATGCCGCAGCTGAGCACCCAGCACCTCCGAGGACGTGAGGAGCTGCACTTGGCACACCTGGTGCTCAGCTTCATCACCATGGGCTACGTCTGGCAGGAGGGCGAGGAGGGCACCGTGCAG GTCCTGCCCCGAAACCTCGCTGTCCCCTACTGGGAGGTGTCGCAGGCCCTGGGCCTCCCGCCCATCCTCAGCCACGCAGACTTTGTGCTGGCCAACTGGAGGAGGAAGGACCCCAACGG GCCTCTGGAAATTGA GAACCTGGACACGATCATCACACTGCCTGGGGGAGAGAGCCTGCGGGGCTTCATCCTTGTCACCCTGCTTGTTGAgaaggcagctgtgcctggcattAAG GCAATCACCCGGGCCCTTGGTGCCGTGGTGCAGTGTGATGAGGAGACCCTGTACAgagccctggaggagctggcaggggcCATCGAGGCCATGAGTGAGGCGCTGAGGCGGATGCACG ACTATGTGGATCCAGAAGTATTCTACTCTGTGATCCGGATCTTTCTCTCTGG CTGGAAGGACAACCCTGCCATGGCGCACGGGCTCGTCTACGAGGGGGTGTCCCCGGAGCCCATGGCGTTCTCGGGGGGCAGCGCGGCGCAGAGCACGGTCCTGCACGCCTTTGATGAGCTCCTGGGGATCTGCCACCGCGAGGACAGTG CTGCCTTCCTGCGCAGGATGAGGGAGTACATGCCCCCGCCGCACAGAGCCTTTGTGGAGGAGATCCGCGGCGCCGCGTCCCTGCGGCAGCTCGTTCTCTCCTCGGGGGCCGCGCGGCTCCGCGCCGCCTTCAACCGCTGCGTGTGTGCGCTGGCCGACTTCAGGTCCTACCACATCACCATCGTCACCAAGTACAtcgccgccgcggccgccaaAGCCAAGGCCAGGCGGGCAGAGCCGAGCGCCAGGGCCGGCCCCTCTGCGGGAAAGCCCCCGTCTGCCCTGGAGGCTAAAGGGACCGGCGGCTCCCACATCTTCAGCTTCCTGAAGAGCATCAGGGACACCACCAGGGAGGGGATGATAAGTGCCTGA